One Tunturibacter gelidoferens genomic region harbors:
- a CDS encoding aldo/keto reductase, with protein MEYVNLGKTGLKVSRFTLGCMSYGVPPAGPLRPGSHAWALNEADSQPFFKQALDLGINFFDTANIYTVGSSEELLGRFLKANTRRENTVIATKLFYALHDDPNAKGLGRKQIFFELDQSLKRLGTDYVDLYQIHRWDYETPIEETMEALHEVVKSGKVRYIGASSMYSWQFAKALYVADLHGWTRFVSMQNHYNLLYREEEREMMGLCQAEGIGVIPWSPLARGRLARAWNAETTKRNDTDQFAKAIYTPTEDADRKVIDRLGELSDKRGISRATLALAWMLSKPYITSPIVGATKPNHLTDAAAALSVKLTPEEITSLEEPYIPHPVVGFS; from the coding sequence ATGGAATACGTGAATCTAGGTAAGACTGGCCTGAAGGTCTCGCGCTTCACCCTCGGTTGCATGTCCTACGGCGTCCCTCCCGCTGGCCCCCTTCGCCCCGGTAGCCACGCCTGGGCCCTCAACGAGGCCGACAGCCAGCCCTTCTTCAAACAAGCCCTCGACCTCGGCATCAACTTCTTCGACACCGCCAACATCTACACCGTAGGCTCCAGCGAAGAACTCCTCGGCCGCTTCCTCAAGGCCAACACCAGACGCGAGAACACCGTCATCGCCACCAAGCTCTTCTACGCCTTGCATGACGACCCCAACGCCAAGGGCCTCGGGCGCAAACAGATCTTCTTCGAACTCGACCAGAGCCTCAAGCGTCTCGGCACCGACTACGTCGACCTCTACCAGATCCACCGCTGGGACTATGAGACCCCCATCGAAGAGACCATGGAAGCCCTCCACGAGGTCGTCAAATCCGGCAAGGTCCGCTACATCGGAGCCTCCTCCATGTACTCCTGGCAGTTCGCCAAGGCCCTCTACGTCGCCGACCTCCACGGCTGGACCCGCTTCGTCTCCATGCAGAACCACTACAACCTCCTCTACCGCGAAGAGGAGCGCGAGATGATGGGACTCTGCCAGGCCGAAGGCATCGGCGTCATCCCCTGGAGCCCGCTCGCCCGAGGCCGCCTCGCCCGCGCCTGGAATGCCGAGACCACAAAACGCAACGACACCGACCAGTTCGCCAAAGCCATCTACACCCCAACCGAAGATGCCGACAGAAAGGTAATCGACCGCCTCGGAGAGCTGTCAGACAAGCGAGGCATTTCCCGCGCCACACTGGCCCTCGCCTGGATGCTCAGCAAACCCTACATCACCTCGCCCATCGTAGGAGCCACCAAACCCAACCACCTCACCGACGCCGCA
- a CDS encoding GNAT family N-acetyltransferase: MLLRFVDDIATSRLSLISITPEMLRAEQAGEGRLGELIRCVVPTNWPHENWEPHVYDFMLTQLKEHPDQLGWQRYVGLVCPAGFRTLIGSLGAFTKADRPSECEIGYGMLPQFEGRGFATEGARALIEYLREDERIESVIAHTFPSIPASIRVMEKCGMVFDGDGEEAGTVRYRLPLRPLLRAEQQIPAG, encoded by the coding sequence ATGTTGCTTCGATTTGTTGACGATATCGCTACGTCTCGTCTATCGCTCATTTCCATTACGCCCGAGATGCTGAGGGCGGAACAGGCCGGTGAAGGCCGTCTTGGCGAACTTATTCGATGTGTTGTCCCGACGAACTGGCCCCATGAGAACTGGGAGCCGCATGTCTACGATTTCATGCTGACTCAGCTTAAGGAGCATCCGGATCAGCTTGGCTGGCAGCGGTATGTCGGCCTGGTTTGTCCGGCTGGGTTTCGCACTTTGATCGGTTCGCTGGGCGCGTTTACCAAGGCGGATCGTCCGTCGGAGTGTGAGATTGGATATGGAATGCTGCCGCAGTTTGAAGGCCGAGGGTTTGCCACCGAGGGGGCCAGGGCTCTGATTGAGTATCTGAGAGAAGACGAGCGGATTGAGAGTGTGATCGCACACACGTTTCCTTCGATACCGGCTTCGATCCGGGTGATGGAGAAGTGTGGGATGGTCTTTGATGGAGATGGAGAAGAGGCGGGAACGGTGCGTTATCGGCTGCCTCTTCGGCCGTTGCTGCGAGCGGAACAGCAGATCCCTGCGGGATGA
- a CDS encoding VWA domain-containing protein translates to MRSPCLAAVALALSLTPALHAQEAPSPGGPPPASDAAAQPVDIGDTQTLKVQVNLVNVYFSVRDKSGFITNLHKDDCSILEDKAPQKTKNFTQEKNLPLTIGILLDTSGSQRNVLPLEQQSGAEFLKDVLTPKDEAFLISFDINVNLLADYTNSPREIKRSIDSAEINTGAGTGSVTGNGTARGTLLFDAVYLAAHDKLRQEAGRKILVLLTDGGDQGSQETLKTATEAAQKANAIVYVILLSDRGFYGGGFGINLADTGERDMQKLATDTGGRVINVGNNGKKLQEAFDQIQDELRTQYLASFTPTNAKIDGTFRTLNITCQPGQKIQARKGYYALADAQGKDD, encoded by the coding sequence ATGCGCTCCCCCTGCCTCGCCGCCGTCGCCCTCGCTCTCAGTCTCACCCCCGCCCTCCACGCGCAGGAGGCACCCTCCCCCGGCGGCCCACCCCCCGCCAGCGACGCCGCCGCCCAGCCCGTCGACATCGGCGACACCCAGACCCTCAAGGTTCAGGTCAACCTCGTCAACGTCTACTTCTCCGTCCGCGACAAGAGCGGCTTCATCACCAACCTCCACAAAGACGACTGCAGCATCCTCGAAGACAAAGCTCCGCAAAAAACCAAGAACTTCACCCAGGAAAAAAATCTCCCCCTCACCATCGGCATCCTCCTCGACACCAGCGGCAGCCAACGCAACGTCCTCCCCCTGGAACAGCAGTCCGGCGCCGAGTTCCTCAAAGACGTCCTCACCCCCAAAGACGAAGCCTTCCTCATCTCCTTCGACATTAACGTCAACCTCCTCGCCGACTACACCAACAGCCCCCGCGAGATAAAACGCTCCATCGACTCAGCCGAGATCAACACCGGTGCAGGCACCGGCTCGGTCACCGGCAACGGCACCGCCCGCGGCACCCTCCTCTTCGACGCCGTCTACCTCGCCGCCCACGACAAGCTCCGTCAGGAGGCCGGCCGCAAGATCCTCGTCCTGCTCACCGACGGAGGCGACCAGGGCTCCCAGGAAACCCTCAAGACTGCCACCGAAGCCGCCCAAAAGGCCAACGCCATCGTCTACGTCATCCTCCTCTCCGACCGAGGCTTCTACGGCGGAGGCTTCGGCATCAACCTCGCCGACACCGGCGAACGCGACATGCAGAAGCTGGCCACCGACACCGGCGGGCGCGTCATCAACGTAGGCAACAACGGCAAGAAGCTTCAGGAAGCCTTCGACCAGATCCAGGACGAACTCCGCACCCAGTACCTCGCCAGCTTCACTCCAACCAACGCCAAAATCGACGGTACCTTCCGCACCCTCAACATCACCTGCCAACCCGGCCAGAAGATCCAGGCCCGAAAAGGCTACTACGCCCTCGCCGACGCCCAAGGCAAAGACGACTAA
- a CDS encoding VWA domain-containing protein codes for MMAGQPALTQAQQDAPQQQPIPDGPKPQTIPDAPNPQALPVGPVTPGAGTTPESAGDNSAPAQDGGVPSRLPESAAQKQDEGPPPEIPTGGQGPEAFTLRVQTNFVEVPFTVKDNKQRLVPGLTWRDVRVYENNLRQKLDLFTVDPFPLSVALVIDQSMTYDNMAKVNNSLAALQGAFTPYDEVSVFTYNNGPKMQTDFTGAQSARLQAVLERSKVTGREPIYYDTAGPLGQNININGGQDSHTDPNTNATHGTSILGIQNVPRDVHTLNDAILAAATALSKTKTGRRRIIYVISDGREYGSTAKFSQVVKYLNTNKIAVYGTLVGDSSLPVIGFLDRIHLPLQMRDNILPAYANATGGNFDGEFRQKGIETSFAKIAEEVRTQYTVGYYTHEPFIDGKYRTLEVKVLRPNLTVIAKKGYYPTAGDTRPPGIVSVK; via the coding sequence ATGATGGCTGGACAGCCGGCACTGACGCAGGCGCAGCAGGATGCACCACAGCAGCAGCCGATCCCCGATGGGCCAAAACCACAGACGATTCCTGATGCTCCGAATCCGCAGGCTCTGCCGGTTGGGCCGGTGACGCCGGGGGCGGGAACTACGCCGGAGTCGGCTGGAGACAACTCGGCTCCTGCTCAGGATGGCGGGGTGCCGAGCAGGCTGCCGGAGAGCGCGGCGCAAAAGCAGGATGAAGGGCCGCCGCCTGAGATTCCTACGGGTGGGCAGGGGCCTGAGGCGTTTACGCTGCGGGTGCAGACGAACTTTGTAGAAGTGCCGTTTACGGTGAAGGACAATAAGCAGCGGCTGGTGCCGGGACTGACGTGGCGGGATGTGCGCGTGTATGAGAATAACCTGCGGCAGAAGCTGGATCTGTTTACGGTCGATCCGTTTCCGTTGTCGGTGGCGCTGGTGATCGACCAGAGCATGACGTACGACAACATGGCGAAGGTGAACAATTCGCTGGCTGCGTTGCAGGGCGCGTTTACGCCGTATGACGAGGTCTCGGTGTTTACGTATAACAACGGGCCGAAGATGCAGACGGACTTTACCGGGGCGCAGAGTGCGCGTTTGCAGGCGGTACTGGAGCGGTCGAAGGTGACGGGGCGTGAGCCGATCTACTACGATACCGCGGGGCCGCTGGGGCAGAACATTAATATCAACGGTGGGCAGGATAGCCACACTGACCCGAACACGAATGCTACGCATGGAACGAGCATCCTTGGGATTCAGAATGTTCCGCGGGATGTGCATACGCTGAACGATGCGATTCTGGCGGCGGCGACGGCGTTGTCGAAGACCAAGACTGGTCGGCGGCGGATTATTTATGTGATCAGCGACGGGCGCGAGTATGGAAGCACGGCGAAGTTTTCGCAGGTGGTGAAGTATCTGAACACGAACAAGATTGCGGTGTATGGGACGCTGGTGGGGGATTCGTCGCTGCCGGTGATTGGGTTCCTGGATCGGATTCACCTGCCGCTGCAGATGCGGGATAACATTCTGCCTGCGTATGCGAATGCTACGGGCGGGAACTTCGATGGCGAGTTCCGGCAGAAGGGAATCGAGACGAGCTTTGCGAAGATTGCGGAAGAGGTGCGGACGCAGTATACGGTCGGCTACTACACGCATGAGCCGTTTATCGATGGGAAGTACCGGACGCTTGAGGTTAAGGTGCTGAGACCGAACCTGACCGTGATTGCGAAGAAGGGCTACTACCCGACGGCGGGCGACACGCGGCCGCCAGGGATTGTGTCGGTCAAGTAA
- a CDS encoding EamA family transporter, which yields MLVHGNALLALAAAVLWGGGDFSGGMGVKHSGGSMVAALRVILLSHAMSFSVLLTVALLRGDQFPHGAPLVWGLTAGVAGGTSLTAFYIALSRGAMGASAALSGLLAAAIPAAVSAAMEGSPGLLHISGFLVAGMAIWLIAAGDNAEAEPADTGTFWLAIAGGVGFGVYFVALKLAGTTGVIWPLATARMGSLSVCMLMLLARSVTSKRGGAKVVVTGRVMLWALSTALLDTSGNLLFLAATRAGRLDVAAVLASLYPASTILLAAWMLRERPTRRQGLGMAVAAAAVVMVTL from the coding sequence ATGCTGGTGCATGGAAATGCGCTGCTGGCGCTGGCTGCCGCAGTGCTGTGGGGTGGTGGGGACTTTTCGGGCGGCATGGGAGTGAAACATTCCGGCGGGTCGATGGTCGCCGCGCTGCGAGTGATTCTGCTGAGCCATGCCATGAGCTTCAGTGTGCTGCTGACCGTGGCACTTCTGCGGGGAGATCAGTTTCCGCATGGTGCGCCGCTAGTTTGGGGACTTACGGCGGGAGTTGCAGGTGGCACGTCGCTGACGGCCTTTTACATCGCACTGTCGCGCGGGGCGATGGGGGCTTCGGCGGCGCTGAGTGGGTTGCTCGCAGCGGCGATACCCGCAGCTGTGTCAGCGGCGATGGAGGGGTCGCCGGGATTGCTGCACATATCGGGATTTCTAGTGGCGGGAATGGCGATCTGGCTGATCGCGGCGGGGGATAATGCCGAGGCTGAGCCTGCAGATACCGGAACTTTCTGGCTGGCAATCGCCGGCGGTGTCGGCTTTGGAGTTTATTTCGTTGCTTTGAAACTAGCTGGAACGACTGGCGTGATCTGGCCGCTCGCGACGGCGAGGATGGGGAGCCTTTCGGTTTGTATGCTGATGTTGCTGGCAAGGTCTGTCACAAGCAAGAGGGGTGGGGCGAAGGTGGTGGTGACCGGAAGGGTGATGCTGTGGGCGCTCTCAACTGCGCTGCTGGATACTTCGGGGAATCTGCTGTTTCTGGCTGCGACGAGGGCCGGAAGATTGGATGTGGCGGCGGTGCTGGCTTCGCTATACCCGGCCTCGACGATTCTGCTGGCAGCGTGGATGCTGCGGGAGCGGCCTACTCGGAGGCAAGGGCTGGGGATGGCCGTGGCGGCGGCGGCGGTGGTGATGGTTACGCTCTAG
- a CDS encoding polyphosphate kinase 2 family protein translates to MKIKSPYLIKPNAHVRLAKKSTSGTGNYKSEEAAAAVLVKHRTQLADLQDVFYASQNKALLIVLQGMDTAGKDGTISHIFSGINPQGCDVASFKVPTPLESRHDFLWRAHAQVPPRGMINIFNRSHYEDVLSPRVHKIIIDKVMRRRLDDINEFESMLADNDVLILKFYLHISRDEQTRRLQSRIDDKQKHWKLSEADLHERKFWPQYIDAYDRILSTTSPKHAPWFVIPADHKWYRNIAISTILVEALQSLKLKFPNPTVDASAIKL, encoded by the coding sequence ATGAAGATCAAATCCCCCTATCTCATCAAGCCGAACGCGCACGTCCGGCTCGCAAAAAAGTCAACCTCAGGTACCGGCAACTACAAATCCGAAGAAGCCGCCGCAGCCGTCCTGGTCAAGCACCGCACCCAGCTCGCAGACCTGCAGGATGTCTTCTACGCCAGCCAGAACAAGGCCCTGCTCATCGTCCTCCAGGGCATGGACACCGCCGGCAAAGACGGCACCATCAGCCACATCTTCTCTGGCATCAACCCCCAGGGCTGCGACGTCGCCTCCTTCAAAGTCCCCACCCCGCTCGAATCCCGCCACGACTTCCTCTGGCGAGCCCACGCCCAGGTCCCACCCCGCGGCATGATCAACATCTTCAATCGCTCTCACTACGAAGACGTCCTCTCCCCCCGCGTCCACAAGATCATCATTGACAAGGTCATGCGCCGACGCCTGGACGACATCAACGAGTTTGAGAGCATGCTCGCCGACAACGACGTCCTCATCTTGAAGTTCTACCTCCACATCTCCCGCGACGAACAGACCCGCCGCCTCCAGTCCCGCATCGACGACAAACAAAAACACTGGAAGCTCTCCGAGGCCGACCTTCACGAGCGCAAATTCTGGCCTCAATACATCGACGCCTACGACCGCATCCTCTCCACCACCAGCCCCAAACACGCCCCTTGGTTCGTCATCCCCGCCGACCACAAGTGGTACCGCAACATCGCCATCTCCACCATCCTCGTAGAAGCCCTGCAAAGCCTGAAACTCAAATTCCCAAACCCCACGGTAGACGCCTCAGCCATTAAGCTCTAG
- a CDS encoding Sec-independent protein translocase subunit TatA/TatB → MGELFTPTHLIVIAVVVLVLFGGKKLPELGKGLGEGLRGFKDGMKGVTDEVNKPTETTHAVTPKPEESVK, encoded by the coding sequence ATGGGCGAACTATTTACACCAACACATCTCATCGTCATCGCCGTAGTCGTCCTTGTCCTCTTCGGCGGCAAAAAACTGCCTGAGCTCGGCAAAGGCCTGGGCGAAGGCCTCCGCGGCTTCAAGGACGGGATGAAGGGTGTCACCGACGAGGTCAACAAGCCGACCGAAACTACGCACGCGGTCACCCCTAAGCCCGAAGAGTCCGTCAAGTAA
- the glgC gene encoding glucose-1-phosphate adenylyltransferase, with protein sequence MRDTLGVLLAGGAGERLFPLTRDRAKPAVPFAGQYRIIDITLSNCINSDLRHVYILTQYKALSLNRHIREGWGTVVANELGEFIEILPPMQRVSKSWYQGTADAVYQNIYSIGSEEPKYVLILSGDHIYKMNYALMMQQHADSGADVTIATLPIKPEEVSSFGVVEVARNGEVTGFEEKPKETKLRSPFNPDMVDASMGIYLFNTDVLLPELIKDAEDPNSKHDFGHNILPNILGRVKMQAYNFVDENKQKALYWRDVGTLEAYYEANMDVAGVTPTFNLYDKSWPMRTRPYQYPPAKFVFGEPGRTGMAINSIVAAGSIVSGAVVRNSVVSQDVRVNSYADVDSSIVFSHVNIGRHCRIRHAIIDRDVHIPDGTVIGYDPNEDKKNYFVSQSGLTVVTRDYSVYENPVSPEFLNRDTPGKPVNVGQE encoded by the coding sequence ATGAGAGATACCCTTGGTGTTCTACTCGCTGGTGGTGCTGGCGAACGGCTCTTCCCCCTCACCCGCGATCGCGCAAAGCCCGCCGTCCCCTTCGCCGGCCAGTACCGCATCATCGACATCACCCTCTCCAATTGCATCAACTCCGACCTCCGCCACGTCTACATCCTCACCCAGTACAAGGCCCTCTCCCTAAACCGCCACATCCGCGAGGGCTGGGGTACCGTCGTCGCCAACGAGCTCGGCGAGTTCATCGAAATCCTGCCCCCCATGCAGCGCGTCTCCAAGTCCTGGTACCAGGGCACCGCCGACGCCGTCTACCAGAACATCTACTCCATCGGCTCCGAAGAGCCCAAATACGTCCTCATCCTCTCCGGCGACCACATCTACAAGATGAACTACGCCCTCATGATGCAGCAGCACGCCGACTCAGGAGCCGACGTCACCATCGCGACCCTGCCCATCAAGCCGGAAGAGGTCTCTTCCTTCGGCGTCGTCGAAGTCGCCCGCAACGGCGAGGTCACCGGCTTCGAGGAGAAGCCAAAGGAGACCAAGCTCCGCTCGCCCTTCAACCCCGACATGGTTGACGCCTCCATGGGCATCTACCTCTTCAACACCGATGTCCTCCTCCCCGAGCTCATCAAGGACGCCGAAGACCCCAACTCCAAACACGACTTCGGCCACAACATCCTGCCCAACATCCTCGGCCGCGTCAAAATGCAAGCCTACAACTTCGTCGACGAGAACAAGCAGAAGGCCCTCTACTGGCGCGATGTCGGCACCCTCGAGGCCTACTACGAAGCCAACATGGATGTCGCCGGCGTCACTCCCACCTTCAACCTCTACGACAAGTCCTGGCCCATGCGCACCCGCCCCTACCAGTACCCGCCCGCAAAGTTCGTCTTCGGCGAGCCCGGCCGCACCGGCATGGCTATCAACTCCATCGTCGCCGCCGGCTCCATCGTCTCCGGAGCTGTCGTCCGCAACTCCGTCGTCTCGCAGGACGTCCGCGTCAACTCCTACGCCGACGTCGACTCCAGCATCGTCTTCTCTCACGTCAACATCGGCCGTCACTGCCGCATCCGCCACGCCATCATCGATCGCGACGTTCACATCCCCGACGGCACCGTCATCGGCTACGACCCCAACGAGGACAAGAAGAACTACTTCGTCTCCCAAAGCGGCCTCACCGTCGTCACCCGCGACTACTCTGTCTACGAAAATCCAGTTTCCCCGGAGTTCCTCAACCGCGACACACCCGGCAAACCCGTAAACGTAGGGCAGGAATAA
- a CDS encoding acyl-CoA mutase large subunit family protein, giving the protein MKQADLKQPETSSGIPVELVYRAEDLEGFNAAAMVGEPGEYPFTRGIQPTMYRGRLWTMRQYAGMGDAEESNKRYKFLLAHGAGAKSRGGLSVAFDLPTQIGYDSDSPLALGEVGKVGVAIDSLEDMQRLFDGIALDTISTSMTINATASILLALYVAVAKRTGAKIKELSGTIQNDILKEYIARGTYIYPVTHAMRLVTDIFAWAAEEVPEWNTISISGYHMREAGCTAVQEVAFTLADGMTYVQAAIDAGLDVDAFAPRLSFFFNSHNNLLEEVAKFRAARRMWAQIMREHFGAKKERSWMLRFHTQTAGSTLTAQQPENNVVRTTLQALAAVLGGTQSLHTNGFDEALSLPTENAARIALRTQQILAHESGVAQTVDPLAGSFYVESLTNEIERRAEEYLATIARFDLGGKYGMLRAIERGYVQREIQNAAYEYQQAVDAKEAIVVGVNEFASEQEVAVPIQRIDEALEGRQVERIRALRARRDAGVHAATLACVEDAARSGENLMPRIVEAVEAMATVGEVADALRRVFGEYRESVVV; this is encoded by the coding sequence TTGAAGCAGGCGGACTTGAAGCAGCCGGAGACGAGCTCCGGGATTCCGGTGGAGCTGGTCTATCGGGCTGAGGATCTTGAAGGCTTCAATGCTGCGGCGATGGTGGGCGAGCCGGGGGAGTATCCGTTTACGCGGGGGATTCAGCCGACGATGTATCGCGGGCGGCTATGGACGATGCGGCAGTATGCGGGGATGGGCGATGCGGAGGAGTCGAATAAGAGGTACAAATTTCTGCTGGCGCATGGGGCTGGAGCAAAGAGCAGAGGGGGCTTGAGTGTGGCTTTCGATCTGCCGACGCAGATTGGGTATGACTCGGACTCGCCGCTGGCGCTGGGTGAGGTGGGGAAGGTCGGGGTGGCGATTGATTCGCTCGAGGATATGCAGCGGTTGTTCGATGGAATTGCGCTGGATACGATCTCGACGTCGATGACGATCAATGCGACAGCTTCGATCCTGCTGGCGCTGTATGTCGCCGTGGCGAAACGGACGGGGGCGAAGATCAAAGAGCTGAGTGGGACGATTCAGAACGATATTTTGAAGGAGTACATTGCGCGCGGGACGTATATCTATCCGGTGACGCATGCGATGCGGCTGGTGACGGACATCTTCGCGTGGGCGGCGGAGGAGGTGCCGGAGTGGAATACGATCTCGATCTCGGGTTACCACATGCGCGAGGCTGGTTGTACGGCGGTTCAGGAGGTGGCGTTTACGCTGGCCGATGGCATGACGTATGTGCAGGCTGCCATCGATGCGGGGTTGGATGTGGATGCGTTTGCTCCGCGACTGAGTTTCTTCTTCAACTCGCATAACAACCTGCTGGAAGAGGTGGCGAAGTTTCGCGCGGCCCGGAGAATGTGGGCGCAGATTATGCGGGAGCACTTTGGCGCGAAGAAGGAGCGGAGCTGGATGCTGCGGTTTCATACACAGACGGCGGGGTCTACGCTGACGGCGCAGCAGCCGGAGAACAATGTGGTGAGAACGACGCTGCAGGCGCTGGCGGCGGTGTTGGGCGGAACGCAGAGTCTGCATACGAATGGGTTCGATGAGGCGCTGTCTTTGCCGACGGAGAATGCGGCGAGGATTGCTCTACGGACGCAGCAGATTCTGGCGCATGAGAGTGGGGTTGCACAGACGGTTGATCCGCTGGCGGGATCGTTCTATGTGGAGTCGCTGACGAATGAGATTGAGCGGCGTGCTGAGGAGTATCTTGCTACGATCGCTCGTTTTGATCTGGGCGGCAAGTACGGGATGCTTCGGGCGATTGAGCGGGGATATGTGCAGCGGGAGATACAAAATGCGGCTTATGAGTATCAGCAGGCCGTGGATGCGAAGGAAGCGATTGTTGTTGGGGTGAATGAGTTTGCAAGTGAGCAGGAAGTTGCGGTGCCAATTCAGCGGATTGATGAAGCGCTGGAGGGGCGGCAGGTGGAGCGTATTCGTGCGCTAAGGGCACGACGGGATGCGGGGGTTCATGCTGCGACGCTGGCATGCGTGGAAGATGCGGCCCGGAGCGGGGAGAACCTGATGCCGAGGATTGTGGAAGCGGTAGAGGCGATGGCGACCGTGGGCGAGGTGGCGGATGCACTGCGGCGGGTGTTTGGAGAGTATCGGGAGAGTGTTGTGGTCTGA
- the gcvT gene encoding glycine cleavage system aminomethyltransferase GcvT encodes MAETMTPLRKTALNAVHRAAKSKMVDFGGWDMPVDCCGLIAEHMAVRTAVGVFDVSHMGDIQLRGPGSLAAVQHLCMNDASRLAVGQAHYSAMLYPNGTFVDDVIVHKLSENDYLIVINAGTREKDVQWVRQTIGHMPGVHVNDFSDYYTQLAIQGPRAAQTLQKLTSTDLSTIKNYWFTWGQVCGLHNVMIARTGYTGEDGFEIYIPSDEPTSARVWGEVLEAGAEFGILACGLGARNTLRLEAGMALYGHEISDTINVFEAGLGRYAKLDKPEFVGRAALLAIEAAGGPGRKLVGLEMIERGIGRDGYTVFSVEGMRLGKITSGSPSPFLKKNIAMAYVPVEYTALDTEVAVEIRGQMVKAKVVPLPFYKRAKKSA; translated from the coding sequence ATGGCAGAGACAATGACACCACTTCGCAAGACAGCACTGAACGCGGTGCACCGGGCAGCTAAGTCCAAGATGGTCGACTTCGGCGGATGGGATATGCCGGTGGATTGCTGCGGATTGATTGCGGAACACATGGCGGTGCGGACGGCGGTGGGCGTGTTCGATGTGTCGCACATGGGGGATATTCAACTGCGTGGGCCGGGATCGCTGGCAGCGGTGCAGCATCTTTGCATGAACGACGCTTCGAGGCTGGCGGTTGGGCAGGCGCACTACTCGGCGATGCTGTACCCGAATGGGACTTTTGTTGATGACGTGATCGTGCACAAGCTTTCGGAGAATGATTACTTGATTGTGATTAATGCAGGGACGCGGGAGAAGGATGTGCAGTGGGTGCGGCAGACGATAGGGCATATGCCGGGCGTGCATGTGAACGACTTCAGCGACTATTACACGCAGCTTGCGATCCAGGGGCCGAGAGCCGCGCAGACGCTGCAGAAGCTGACCTCGACGGATTTGAGCACGATCAAGAACTATTGGTTCACGTGGGGGCAGGTGTGCGGGCTGCACAACGTGATGATCGCTCGCACGGGATATACCGGCGAGGATGGATTTGAGATTTATATTCCATCGGATGAGCCGACGAGCGCGCGGGTGTGGGGCGAGGTGCTGGAGGCGGGCGCTGAGTTCGGGATTCTGGCATGTGGGCTTGGGGCGCGGAATACGCTGCGGCTCGAGGCTGGAATGGCGCTGTATGGGCATGAGATCTCGGACACGATCAATGTGTTTGAGGCGGGGCTGGGGCGGTATGCGAAGCTCGACAAGCCGGAGTTTGTTGGGCGCGCCGCGTTGCTGGCGATAGAGGCGGCGGGTGGGCCGGGCCGCAAGCTCGTTGGGCTGGAGATGATCGAGCGCGGGATTGGGCGGGATGGATATACCGTGTTTTCGGTTGAAGGAATGCGGCTTGGCAAGATTACCAGCGGTTCGCCGTCGCCGTTTTTGAAAAAGAATATTGCCATGGCCTATGTGCCTGTGGAATACACCGCGCTTGATACCGAGGTTGCCGTGGAGATTCGCGGCCAGATGGTGAAGGCGAAGGTTGTTCCGCTTCCCTTCTATAAACGGGCGAAGAAATCCGCATAG
- the gcvH gene encoding glycine cleavage system protein GcvH, giving the protein MAYPADYRYTKEHEWIKVDGNIGTVGITDYAQNSLGDIVFVDLPKVGDTVEAAKSFGSVESVKAVSDLFAPVSGKVTAINEELKDAPEKINTDANTTWLLKVELADAKQVDGLLTAADYEKFTSEETGH; this is encoded by the coding sequence ATGGCTTATCCTGCGGATTACCGCTATACGAAGGAACACGAGTGGATCAAGGTCGACGGCAACATTGGAACCGTCGGCATCACGGACTACGCGCAGAACTCGCTCGGCGACATTGTGTTTGTCGATCTGCCGAAGGTGGGCGATACGGTTGAGGCTGCAAAGAGCTTCGGGTCGGTGGAGTCGGTGAAGGCTGTGTCGGATCTTTTTGCGCCGGTGTCGGGCAAGGTGACGGCGATCAACGAAGAGTTGAAAGACGCTCCGGAGAAGATCAACACGGATGCGAATACGACCTGGCTGTTGAAGGTTGAGCTTGCGGATGCGAAGCAGGTCGATGGACTTTTGACCGCGGCGGACTACGAGAAATTTACCAGCGAAGAGACCGGACACTAA